From a single Apium graveolens cultivar Ventura chromosome 2, ASM990537v1, whole genome shotgun sequence genomic region:
- the LOC141707633 gene encoding multiple organellar RNA editing factor 2, chloroplastic-like: MAAALARSILTVRSISLSSSSIIFPKRFISLSSTISKPPPLAGFTRPARSTISLTHSLKVYAPSAVRLNQVRCRVNRSGGAYSPLNSGSNYSDRPPTEMAPLFPGCDYEHWLIVMDKPGGENATKDEMIRCYIDTLSKVLGSEEEAKKKIYNVSCERYFGFGCEIDEETSNKLEGLPGVLFVLPDSYVDAENKDYGAELLVNGEIVKRSPERERRVQPVPQRAQDRPRYNDRTRYNNRRQNMR, from the exons ATGGCCGCCGCTCTCGCCCGCTCAATCCTGACCGTCCGATCAATCTCCCTCTCCTCCTCCTCCATCATCTTCCCCAAACGCTTCATCTCCTTATCCTCCACTATCTCCAAACCTCCCCCACTAGCCGGCTTCACGCGCCCCGCGCGTTCCACTATCTCGCTCACTCACTCGCTCAAAGTCTACGCTCCTAGCGCCGTCCGACTCAATCAGGTGCGATGCAGAGTCAATCGGTCAGGCGGGGCCTACTCGCCGCTTAACTCCGGGAGTAATTACAGTGACCGACCGCCGACGGAGATGGCGCCGTTGTTCCCAGGGTGTGATTATGAGCATTGGTTGATTGTGATGGATAAGCCTGGTGGAGAGAATGCGACTAAGGATGAGATGATTCGGTGTTATATCGATACCCTATCTAAGGTTCTCGGAAG TGAGGAAGAGGCAAAGAAGAAGATTTACAATGTATCATGTGAGAGGTACTTTGGATTTGGGTGTGAGATTGATGAGGAGACATCAAATAAGCTTGAAG GTCTGCCTGGTGTTCTTTTTGTCCTTCCTGATTCTTATGTTGATGCTGAGAACAAGGATTATGGAG CTGAGTTGCTGGTAAACGGTGAGATTGTCAAAAGATCTCCTGAAAGAGAACGCAGAGTGCAACCAGTGCCTCAGAGAGCTCAGGACAGACCAAGATACAATGATCGCACCCGCTATAATAACCGACGCCAGAACATGAGGTAA